In Rosa chinensis cultivar Old Blush chromosome 1, RchiOBHm-V2, whole genome shotgun sequence, a genomic segment contains:
- the LOC112181547 gene encoding pectin acetylesterase 10-like: MKFLWVGIVVVLVFTKWANGFEEHSFNETELSWLEGYGESKAAVTGVMVGLTLIPGAGAKGAVCLDGTLPGYHLHRGYGSGANSWLIQLEGGGWCNTIRNCAYRKTTRRGSSKFMEKQLLFTGILSNKAEENPGLGISSEMLPKESLSDQA; encoded by the exons ATGAAGTTTTTGTGGGTTGGCATTGTTGTAGTGCTAGTTTTCACCAAATGGGCTAATGGGTTTGAGGAGCATAGTTTTAATGAAACAGAGCTGTCCTGGTTGGAGGGCTATGGAGAATCCAAGGCTGCTGTAACTGGGGTGATGGTAGGACTAACCCTTATTCCAGGAGCTGGTGCCAAAGGAGCAG TCTGCCTCGATGGAACCTTACCCGGGTATCATTTGCATCGTGGGTACGGGTCAGGAGCAAATAGTTGGCTTATTCAATTGGAG GGGGGAGGATGGTGTAACACCATTAGAAATTGTGCTTACCGCAAAACAACAAGGCGGGGATCATCAAAATTTATGGAAAAACAGTTGCTATTTACCGGAATACTAAGCAATAAAGCTGAAGAAAATCCAG GTTTGGGAATATCTAGTGAAATGTTGCCTAAAGAGTCACTAAGTGATCAAGCATAG